One region of Pedococcus aerophilus genomic DNA includes:
- a CDS encoding TatD family hydrolase, translating to MTPPETSSRSGHGRVPTAPDPLPIPVVDNHTHLDIARDGEDAPDVAAAVAAAAAVGVDRMVQIGCDLPGARFTVDVIDQHPAMLGGVALHPNEVPRLAERGELAAAYAEIEELAAHPRVRVIGETGLDYYRTGPEGVGVQQDSFRWHIDLAKRTGRALQIHDRDAHDDVLRILAEEGAPETTVLHCFSGDMAMARECAERGYYLSFAGTVTFKNAKGLRDALAVTPLDRLLVETDAPYLTPAPWRGATNAPYLVPLTVRAMAGVLGVAVPTLCQSLSDTSEAVYGPW from the coding sequence ATGACGCCGCCGGAGACGTCCTCCCGCAGTGGTCACGGTCGGGTGCCGACCGCGCCCGACCCGCTGCCCATCCCGGTGGTCGACAACCACACCCACCTCGACATCGCGCGGGACGGCGAGGACGCCCCGGACGTCGCCGCCGCGGTCGCCGCGGCGGCTGCCGTGGGGGTGGACCGGATGGTGCAGATCGGCTGCGACCTGCCGGGCGCGCGCTTCACGGTGGACGTCATCGACCAGCACCCGGCGATGCTCGGCGGGGTGGCCCTGCACCCCAACGAGGTCCCTCGCCTGGCCGAGCGCGGTGAGCTCGCGGCGGCATACGCGGAGATCGAGGAGCTGGCCGCGCACCCCCGTGTCCGCGTGATCGGGGAGACGGGTCTGGACTACTACCGCACCGGTCCCGAGGGCGTTGGGGTGCAACAGGATTCGTTCCGCTGGCACATCGACCTCGCGAAGCGCACGGGTCGTGCCCTGCAGATCCACGACCGCGACGCGCACGACGACGTGCTGCGCATCCTCGCCGAGGAGGGTGCCCCGGAGACGACGGTGCTGCACTGCTTCTCCGGGGACATGGCGATGGCGCGTGAGTGTGCCGAGCGCGGCTACTACCTGTCCTTCGCCGGGACCGTGACGTTCAAGAACGCCAAGGGCCTGCGCGACGCCCTGGCGGTGACCCCGCTGGACCGGTTGCTGGTCGAGACCGACGCCCCGTACCTCACCCCCGCCCCGTGGCGCGGGGCGACGAACGCGCCGTACCTCGTGCCCCTCACGGTCCGCGCGATGGCGGGGGTGCTGG
- the metG gene encoding methionine--tRNA ligase, which produces MKVLSAVAWPYANGPRHLGHVAGFAVPSDVFSRYMRMAGHDVLMVSGSDEHGTPILVLADQEGVSARDLVDRNHAIIAHELADLGCSYDLYTRTTTANHYSVAQELFTQVWKNGYMVEQTTRGAISPSTGRTLPDRYIEGTCPICSYPEARGDQCDNCGNQLDPTELIDPRSKVNGETPEFIETQHFFLDLPALADALRDWLEGREASGTWRPNVIKFSLNILDDIRPRAMTRDIDWGIPVPLEGWSDQPTKRLYVWFDAVIGYLSASVEWARRLGEPERWREWWNDPEAVSYYFMGKDNITFHSQIWPAELLGYAGRGSKGGEPGAFGELNLPTEVVSSEYLTMEGKQFSTSRGYVIRIRDVLERYGPDAIRYFICAAGPENQDSNFTWAEFVQRNNSELVAGWGNLVNRTAAMVAKNFGEVPEPGPLEPVDEAVRAKVLASFGTVGDLLARQRIKQAVAEAMRTVGEVNKYVTDTEPFKLKGEDQRVRLATVLHTLVQCVSDLNTVMSPFLPHSSNAVHLAIGGEGAFMPMPAVQDVAGLDAGDEGRSYPIVTGEYTSTPRWESRPVRVGAGVTKPTPVFTKLDESVVEDELARLEQS; this is translated from the coding sequence ATGAAGGTCCTGTCCGCCGTCGCCTGGCCGTACGCCAACGGCCCGCGGCACCTCGGCCACGTGGCCGGGTTCGCCGTGCCCTCCGACGTGTTCAGCCGCTACATGCGGATGGCCGGTCACGACGTGCTCATGGTCAGTGGCTCCGACGAGCACGGCACGCCGATCCTCGTCCTCGCCGACCAGGAGGGTGTGAGTGCGCGCGATCTCGTCGACCGCAACCACGCGATCATCGCCCACGAGCTCGCCGACCTCGGCTGCTCCTACGACCTCTACACGCGCACCACGACCGCCAACCACTACTCGGTCGCGCAGGAGCTGTTCACCCAGGTCTGGAAGAACGGCTACATGGTCGAGCAGACGACCCGTGGCGCCATCTCCCCGTCCACGGGCCGTACGCTGCCCGACCGCTACATCGAGGGCACCTGCCCGATCTGCTCCTACCCCGAGGCGCGCGGGGACCAGTGCGACAACTGCGGCAACCAGCTCGACCCGACCGAGCTCATCGACCCGCGGTCGAAGGTCAACGGCGAGACGCCGGAGTTCATCGAGACCCAGCACTTCTTCCTCGACCTCCCCGCCCTCGCCGACGCGCTGCGCGATTGGCTCGAGGGGCGCGAGGCGAGTGGCACGTGGCGCCCCAACGTCATCAAGTTCAGCCTCAACATCCTTGACGACATCCGTCCGCGGGCGATGACCCGCGACATCGACTGGGGCATCCCGGTGCCGCTCGAGGGCTGGAGCGACCAGCCGACGAAGCGGCTCTACGTGTGGTTCGACGCCGTCATCGGCTACCTCTCCGCCTCGGTGGAGTGGGCCCGTCGCCTCGGCGAGCCCGAGCGCTGGCGCGAGTGGTGGAACGACCCCGAGGCCGTGTCCTACTACTTCATGGGCAAGGACAACATCACCTTCCACTCCCAGATCTGGCCGGCCGAGCTCCTCGGGTATGCCGGTCGCGGCAGCAAGGGTGGGGAGCCCGGCGCGTTCGGCGAGCTCAACCTGCCCACCGAGGTCGTGTCGAGCGAGTACCTCACGATGGAGGGCAAGCAGTTCTCCACCTCGCGCGGCTACGTCATCCGCATCCGCGACGTGCTCGAGCGCTACGGCCCCGACGCGATCCGCTACTTCATCTGTGCGGCCGGCCCGGAGAACCAGGACTCCAACTTCACCTGGGCCGAGTTCGTGCAGCGCAACAACTCCGAGCTGGTCGCGGGCTGGGGCAACCTCGTCAACCGCACCGCGGCGATGGTCGCCAAGAACTTCGGCGAGGTCCCGGAACCGGGTCCGCTCGAGCCGGTCGACGAGGCGGTGCGTGCCAAGGTGCTCGCGTCCTTCGGCACCGTCGGCGACCTGCTGGCCCGCCAGCGGATCAAGCAGGCGGTCGCCGAGGCGATGCGCACGGTCGGTGAGGTCAACAAGTACGTCACCGACACCGAGCCCTTCAAGCTCAAGGGTGAGGACCAGCGGGTCCGCCTCGCGACGGTGCTGCACACGCTGGTGCAGTGCGTCAGCGACCTCAACACGGTGATGAGCCCGTTCCTGCCGCACTCCTCGAACGCCGTGCACCTGGCCATCGGTGGCGAGGGTGCGTTCATGCCCATGCCGGCGGTGCAGGACGTGGCCGGTCTCGACGCCGGCGACGAGGGGCGCAGCTACCCGATCGTCACCGGCGAGTACACCTCGACGCCGCGCTGGGAGTCCCGTCCGGTGCGTGTCGGGGCGGGTGTGACCAAGCCCACACCGGTCTTCACCAAGCTCGACGAGTCGGTGGTCGAGGACGAGCTCGCCCGGCTCGAGCAGAGCTGA